The nucleotide sequence TCAAGGGACTAAGAAGATAATCATTCTAACGTATCTGCCTGACATCCCTCTCATTCAGATCAGTGATTATAATGGTTGgaattggatttttttaaaggccTATCAGAATTTCTGTGGACAATGTCCCAATGATTTGCAAAGGTAACTTCACTGGGTGAGTAGGCAGCAAGAACATCTAAAATAATCTCTGGTATGGCTGGATGGTATGGCACTGAGAAACATTGTGGTAGAAGATATCCAAATACAATACGATTAGATTTCtatttaattcaatttcaattcaattttatttatatagttgcAAATCGtagcaacagttgcctcaaggaaGGTGAATCCctgcaaaaaaagagaggaaaccCCATCAGGCAACGCCCTACGAGCAAGCACTCGACtaagcaggaaggaaaaactgccttttaacaggaagaaacctccatcaGGGGCAACCATCTGTCATCACTGGTTAGGGGTGAGAGGAGGGAGTTTTATAGATTTATCGTAacatttaatattatattaaatgcttttgttaatatttaataaaagcagTAATACTATATAACAGCCTTTTATTTTAAGGTAGCAATGTTTGTTTCCTCCTTAAATCTGGGTAGCTGCCTTATTCCACTGCCCTGCAGCTCAACACAGACAAAGACCTTGTTTACATTTACACTGATATAAAACTCTTCTTCTCATCTGAAGCCATACCATGACAGTGAACGCAATTTACCACAGTGCACTGATACTTCAAGTGTGACTTCAAGTCCAAAGTAATTTCTGGCCAAATAATTAATTTGGTATGGGCTGACTTGTGTTCACATGGCAGCAGTAAAGAGGAACCACCAGCGAGGaacttcagagaaaacattacctAGCACAGAGACTGTGAGGTGAATGTAAAACTTACCTGGTCAGATCTGACAGGCAGGCACATTAACCTCTTGTAGAGTAAAACTAACAACAGTCAAAACCAATTTAACTAAATTAAATCATAACTAAAATAACGAGTTCCATACACAGCCTACCTGTTTCTGAGGTACAGTTTACTTGGGCTGTCATTCAAGTTTTTGTAcaggtccagctgctgtttaGTCTTCAGACCAGACTGGTAAGGCACTGTGACACCAGCCATGGGCACATTGGGGCAGTGGATGACAAAGATGAAGATGGCGAGCAGACTGACCATAGCACACATCATGCAGAAGCGGATGATACCTCGACACCGCAGGTTCAACTTCTTTACAATGTAGCCACCCAAGAAGGTGCCCCCACCTCCTGCTGGTACCACCATATATCCTGAGAGAAAAGGAATAAAAGCATAACGGATCAATTTGTTGATATATGAAAGATTCCCATCGGTCCAACAGAGGAGCAAGACATCCGGACTTAAAGAGACATAAATCTATCCCAAACCATGAACTATGTAATATTTATGTCATCTGTAGTTTTTTGGGGTAGCAGAGAGAAATTTGGTCATGTTGTGCTGCTTGTTGTCGAGGAAGACTGATTGATGATAAGCATTCACCACCCGGGATTAGTAAAGAGGAAGTGAGGGCAGctatgaagaggatgaagagtggAAAGGCAGTTGATACAGATGACATACCCGTGGAGGTATGGAGATATGAAGGAGAGAAAGCAGTGGAATTTTTAATCAGATTGTTTAATGCAATCCTGGAGAGTGAGAGGATGCCTGAAAAGTGAAGAAGAAGTGGGCGAGTACCTGTTTTCAGGAACAATGTGCAGAGCTGGTGATGTGCAGAACTATAGTAATGCTGATGATGATCAATGAATAGCAGTGAGCAGAAGTACATAGATGAATTTAAATGTCTGGGGTCAACCAACCAAAGCAACCAGCAGTGGAAAAGAGAAGTGAAAAGGAAAGTGCAAGCAGTGTGGAGTAGGTGGAGATGAGTATCAGGGTGGATTTGTGACTGAAGGATAGCAGCAATAGTGAAACGGTGGCACTGACAAAAGGGTGTGCAgactgtgatcagctgacctgtgctgCAATTTCCATAGTCACTGGTCTGTGGATTTAGTCAACTGAATTCAACTAGATATAAAGAGATGTTTCACTAGCTTTATGGCCGATTTCCAGATATTACTAAAAGGTAGAAATGGTAAGTGAATCAAATCAGCATCATCACCTTAAACAGAAATTGATGTCTTCTAACCTTGATGTCAGCCAGCGACAACAACCTAGATGAAACCAGTCCAACACAGTGCATCACTGTAAACTTTGACAGTAATCAGTCTAGCCTCATTAGTTTTTCTGGTATTTTCATGCACCTTTGAATAACACAAAATCATATACTTCAATTTGGTGAGTGTGACCTTTcaggaaaacatttttatttctacCTGGGAGATACAAAAACTATAAAGTTACCTTCAAGTCACATTTtgtgacaaactgcacaaaaacaatttaTGTGTTTGGTGACATTTGGATAGTTGTATTTGTAATTACCTGGCAATTAAAAATGATGCTGGAATGCCCTTCTGGATCATTCTGACCTACGTACTTTAAACCCTGACAATACAGTTGACTTGAATGTTTGAAAGCTACCAATGCTGACACAGGTTTACTAGGTAACTTATAACTAGTTGGCTAACTCCCATATATTGCCGTTTGGTTACTATAGACAGTAAGTGTTATACATTTTTACTCGTGAATCATACACCTTACTACAGTATCAATACCATTTTATATTATCTGATTAATATTCTTATTCACATAGTGCAgtaatttaaaagtaaaatgaaaaatatgcagCTTTTATATACAGATATGAATTTGCGAACAATGATACTCAAAGTAATTACAAATGGCTTATTAAATTATGAGATTAACTCTAGAATTAATAGCTGGCCTTGGAtactaaatacagtattttacTTTGTGAGAAACTTGCAGTTATAGTTTCAGCAGAGGCGCTAGTGTTAGCTAACATTTTCCAGAGGTAAGATTGGATTTGATCGCCAAAACCAAATGATCCCTCCATGATTTACATATTCTACAGCAGGTGACAGTAGTTTATAGTCAAATTGCTTTTTAGCCCAGCATATTGCATTCAATAAAATAGTCTTGTTCCTCGTTGCTCTTTAACATTGTTACTAGCAAAAACTACTATCTGACCTATATgatattttggatttttttgtatTCATGTAGAGGTTGTGCTGCATTTGCTGATCTTCTAGACTATCATTATCTAGTGTTACTAGCTGTTTTTGCTGGGAACAAATGAGAGGTACTAAGGAAAGAGTATATGATTGAACAAAAGCACCTAAACCTTCAAATTTCACAAAAAATAGATCCTCTTTTTTAGATCAGTGTTATTTCACAAGCTGTTGTGAAGATCTCATTTTCTGAggtaaattaataaaataaagtaataaaattagtCAAATGCATAGCAAAAGTTGCCTATGTGATGAGCCTCTTTACTTGTCACTCACCAAACCATGTGGCAGCCTCTGATGCACTGAGACTGAACTGTGATTCCAAGAATTTTGGACCAAAAGTGGACATGCCAGCAATGAGGGTGGCCTCAGTAGCCCCAGCCaaacacaggaacaggaaggTGGGGTTTTTTAAGAGAAGCAGCACAGATCTGGAAATACACagtaagagagagagggggtgaGAGTCAGGGGGCAGTGATGTGTGCAACCACTGTGACTGAATAAACCTGAGCTTCCTTTTTCATTAATGCACCCTGCTCTAATCTCAAGATGTTCTTAATATAGAGCAGATAAATCCAAAGACATATAATCATGTTACATAACGTATCATGTAACTCTCTGTAATCTCCACAGAGACAGAGTAATAGATGAGATCACAGTAAGCTCATAGTCAAACTGTCACTCATTTGTGCTGGTCATGTTGTGCTGCTTGTTGTCGAGGAAGACTGATTGATGATAAGCATTCACCGCCCGGGATTAGTAAAGAGGAAGTGAGGGCAGctatgaagaggatgaagagtggAAAGGCAGTTGATACAGATGACATACCCGTGGAGGTATGGAGATATGAAGGAGAGAAAGCAGTGGAATTTTTAATCAGATTGTTTAATGCAATCCTGGAGAGTGAGAGGATGCCTGAAAAGTGAAGAAGAAGTGGGCGAGTACCTGTTTTCAGGAACAATGTGCAGAGCTGGTGATGTGCAGAACTATAGTAATGCTGATGATGATCAATGAATAGCAGCGAGCAGAAGTACATAGATGAATTTTAAATGTCTGGGGTCAACCAACCAAAGCAACCAGCAGTGGAAAAGAGAAGTGAAAAGGAAAGTGCAAGCAGTGTGGAGTAGGTGGAGATGAGTATCAGGGTGGATTTGTGACTGAAGGATAGCAGCAATAGTGAAACGGTGGCACTGACAAAAGGGTGTGCAgactgtgatcagctgacctgtgctgCAATTTCCATAGTCACTGGTCTGTGGATTTAGTCAAATGAATTCAACTAGATATAAAGAGATGTTTCACTAGCTTCATGGCCGATTTCCAGATATTACTAAAAGGTAATATTTGTACTGTTCTGCATTCAGAGCTGCCTGTCGTTGCTTTAGGATGACAGTAAACTTATTAACATTAAGGTTTTCTGTGACTTTTTAGAAGGGAATTTGCATGGTGAAATAATCCTTGCATACCGCACACTAATAAACCTGAGCTACATAATGCCAATGAGAAACAGCAGTAAAACCAGCACTAATGGTAAGAGAGCCCACATGTGGTTCAAGATGACTGTGTCCCAGACCAGCAACATTAGGGTTTAGGTTAAAAGCACTGCAGGCCTCATTAAAAGTAATAATTGCTGCATGTAACGGACTAAAAATTAAACCAATTCATCTGTATTCTCTAAAGAAATAATTATGTTTCTGATTCATCTAACATATGGTTCTTTTGTTAAGCTAACTAGCCAATTTTCATGTAAAGAAACAAGGAGATGCAAACAGTAGTACACATCAGAGAAAAGTGGAGGCTccttgcagcaacaaaacagATTTTACATTAATCCTTTTAACAGTctagttattagttattattagcCATTATTACTATTAGCCATCTAGAACTACCATTTCCAGAAGGGATTAGTTTGTTTATCAGGAAGATTAAGCTAGAGGTTATGGATGTATTTGCAATATTCTTTTTTCTGTACCAGTTGGCTTAGAAATGGCTAACTTTAGTGTTGATCAGTGTATTCCTAACTGAAAGTATTCCTAAGGGTTGTGAAAAATTAGACACTGTCACAAACTAATCAAGATACAGATATCCTTCAGGATCCTGCTGCTTAATCACAGCACTGTGAGGACAGAGGTTTTAGCCTTGGTAGAAGTATTTAGTCCTGAAcagttgttatttatttaaaaaaaaaaaaagatttctgaaAACATTAAAGCTAAATATAATGGCAGATTTCAGTGTCAACCACACAGTATACAACAGGTTAAGGAACTGACAGAGGAATTGGTGTACAGTTTAAGCGGTTAGTATATTTGGGCATCATCAGTGTAAAAGTGGGAAGCCATAATGCAGAAGTGGACCCAGAGGTATAGCATGTCACAGGGTCAGTGAGGCAGTATTGGAAGAGTAGTTACCAATAGTGATGGAAAAGTACCAGCCCAGGGTAGTACTTTAAAATACCAATACATTACTCCAGATTATGAGGCAAGTAAAATCTTGGAGTTCAGTGCATCAAATGCACCAGTGAAATCCAGTAATATGCATACAGCAGATTCACCAGCATGAAACATGGCAATGGCAATTATTTATACAGCATATTTCATTACACATAAACTCAATGTGCTCaccataaaagataaaaaacacaaaacaataaagcaaactgtgcaaagaaaTACCTTGGCATGTCTTTAACTGATTTGCCAAACTGAGGGTCTGAGGCAGTGGTGTGGCTTCCATCCTTAAGCTGGTGGGCCTCAGACACACGCATGGCCACATACTCCTGAGAGCCTGCAGGAAgacaaagaaaagtaagaaTGAGGCTGTTTAGAAAACATATGGTATTTTACGTACCAGAGTACCACCTAATGTATTAGTCAgtgttattaaaatgttttttaatgccCTGTCTGTTTTAAAGAACACTGGGCATGGCCTTTGTTGGCACCTGGTAGTTGGCGTGGGTAGCCCAGGATGGGGAATGCTATCAGCAGAGCGGCTGCTCCTCCTGCTAAAAAGCCAATCCACCAAGCCCCGACCCAGTGAGGGTTCTCTGGCGTCATCTCAGGCCTGGAACAACAATGCATATATGATTAAACAAATGtttagaatcagaatcagaatactgtCATAATCCCTGAGATTTGCTCAGGGATTATGACTCCAAGACAGTTcttactgtcttggagcaactgtgaccataccacagttgctccaagacagtaagAACAGTAGGTGACTAagctaaattaaataatacaatatattacaaagttacaaaatataacaaaatagctgttatatatacaaatagctAAACATAAATTTCCCAGTATATAACACAAATGAAATACATATGGTTGACATTGAGGTGCCTCTCTTATCAAACTGTAAAACATTTCTTATTTTCTCTGTAGACGATCTGCAATAAAGGTGGACAACTTTTGCAGTGCGCACTTGTGCATTAGTTGGAGGAGTTCTACGAGAGAtagccacaggcaggaatgaaccACTTGACCTTTAAAGAGGCAGATCTCTAAAGCATCTTGAAAATAAGACAGTTTTGTTctattgtgtattttttttattctacagTGCCATTTTACCCTTTATTTATGTATTGGAAATGACATTAAGGTAAATAGGTGAGAGGATAAGGGACACTCTCCCTCCTGGGTTCTTGCCCTGCAGACTGGAACCCAGGCCCTTGCAGGCTTTTGGTATGTGAGGTAAGCCATAGCAGTGCCCTGACTCAGTTCTATTCTATTATACTGATCTCATTTCTTTTTGAGTCAGTTATCCTTGTCCATGGTACCAACCAAAGCAGACTCACGTTAGATAGATCTCAGTGTACATGTTGAGGAAGTAACCTCCCAGCAGGTAACCGGCTGCTGGACCCACAATGGCTGCTGTGTAGAAGATCCCTAAGGGGAGGGGGGAAAGACCATAGACACAGAGCAAGGGTGTGTCAGTACAATGACTCCAGCATCTACCTCCTGTTTCCTACTTACCTCTTCCTGTCCTACAGGTTAAAAGGGCCATTGTTCTTTATATGGGCTCTGCATCTAGAAAGTttcctgttgtgtttgtgtgttttcaaaaaagCAATGTGCTCTGCTGTTATTTGAAATAGAATGATAGCTAAATGCTGAAAAGGGGTCATGACAGGAGCCTAGAGGGTCAGATTTACAGGACTGGCACTAGATGGCATCAGGCAATGACAGTGCTCAGTATGTACATTTGAGGCACATTAGCTGCTTTTACCAAACAAGCCCTTTTATCTATATCCAGTTCCTTCTTAATAGAGATTATACTGGATGGTTGCTGGTaattaaattattctgtagaAGAGGGACAGAGAGTGATAAAAGAAGGTAGACAGCTGGTGAAAGAAGTCATGCTGTAACAGTCAGATATATGTCTGTTCATGCACCTGCATTAGCATGTAATGCTCAAACAAAAGTCTACATTTACATTGAGGTAAACAACAGATATATTTGACCCTGCACCTGCAAAAGAATTATTGCTAAAAGATGCAGATGCAGCTGGGATTGTGTTCAGTGCCTGCTGTTTGCATATGCATTCTCATTATTCTGTGTAATCAAAGCTGTGTTAAAATAATTAATCTTCAAAGAGAGTAATCACTGTCCAGCTGACAAAATGAGCTGAGCAACACATGAATGAGCACAACTATGACAAACCTTGatctaaaaaaaagattcaagtatcactccaaaagttgaatctgttcagcAGACAATACAAAACTGTACAATGGGGGAATTTAACAAAGATTCATTAGTCAAGGTGATGGAAGATCAACATAGAGCTGCACAACAGGTGGAACATATATCTTTGAGATTTGATGTATAATCCAGTTGATTCATTTatgaacaaaagaaaatcaaaaccaatcagttaataaactaataaattattcaaataatttttcaATAAGAGGAGTGGTTTGATATTTGATGAATTTTCAAATTTTGATGGTTTCATATAtctattaaataataaatttatTATCACAGTTTCAGTCCTATATTTCTAAAATGACCTAGAATTAAGTCTTGGCAGTcattttggcatttttcatagatttctACTTTATACTGCCATACAGTTATTTAAAACTCATCAGAATGCTAAATTAGCAAATGTACCCCTCACTGACCAGCCTTTCATTAGAAAGTTTGGAATACTACTAAATCCTAATcccatttcctttttttaggTTCTTTCAAAAATTGTTCAAAATGGTTCTAATTGTGGACAAATATTGATTACAGAAATCTTGACTGTCTTGTTAAAGATTTAGAATTACATATTGTACTTTGGGGCTATAATGCCAAATAGTTGGCATGGGATGAGAGAGATGAGACTGTATTaacaatatatacatattttggCATAAATTATAGTCAATCACAAATAAATGAACAGGATTATATTAAGTAACCACCTCAAAAAAGGAAACAGATAAAGAAGAACAGTCAGCTTGCTGCTATTTCTGGTGACTGGTTCTAGTAGGACTCACCTATATAAACTGGCGCATAGTTGGAGTTGACATTCTCATCCAGGTATGTGACCCCTAATGTGTAGAGAGGCGTAGCACCCATACCATGCAGAAACTGACCAAGCATGAACACAAAGCGATAGCTGGACAGTCCTCCTGCCTCTTTGTTCTGGCACGGGCTGGTACGGTTAGCAGAGCACATTCCTGTTTGCTCGGGTAAACTGACCTGGTAGGGAGGTGTAGTAAAGTGAGGCAAGGCAAACATCAGAGAACCCAGTGCCATTATAAGTACTCCCCATCCCAGCCAACGGGGCTTGTGACCTGTACCGCCGAAATAACTGACGAAGGCCAGGCAGACACATGCAGCAATGTCATAGGAACTGGCGATGAGGCCAGCCTGGTAGCTGCGCAGATCAAAGCGTCGCTCGATTGAGGTGATCACCGTGTTAATGAAGCCATTTATTATCATCCCCTGGAGGAAAGAGGCCACACAAAGGAAGAACAACACCCACCGAGGAGTGTTGAAAACTTGGATGCTTTTGGGGGTCAGAGCTCCCCAGCCGCACAGCTGATCTGTGTTAGTATTGATTAACTTTAGCCCAATCTCTGCATTAGGTCTTATTTCCCCCCCATATATTGGCCCAGGGAGTGTCGACGCCCTGGTAAAAATAAGTGGCTCATTAGTTATGGGACTCTCAGGGTTTCTGGGAGCAGAGCCTATGGGGCTGCCTGTCTGGGAATCCACAGGACTAGCGGTGTCCAAAGAGGGCCCCCTGCTGAGAGGACAATCCTGCAGGTCCAGGAGCTCCTGTTTGGAGCTAAAAGAGGCGTCGGCATTTAGCAAGACGGGCATCGCCCCTCTGAGGGGCACTGTGAGGATCCTGTGAAGTGGATTCTATGAACTCAGGCGATAAATCAATCTGTTACCTCAACCAAAAAAGGAAATTTGAAGTAACAAAGGGTCAAGAAGATATTGTGGTAAGGACTCTGCCAGGTTCTTCTTGGAAACTATATACTCTTGCTTTGTAGTTTGCACCTCATGTGTCCACTGCTCTTCGTGTGCTCCTTTTTATTTGCACATAGCATCctgaggagagaaaagaaacatgaaatacatcaaataaagaaACAACCACTTTTGTAAAGATTTAACACATAAAGAAGTCATCGTTAGAATTTTGATGGACAGGCCACAGATACTGTGATCTTGACTAATGCTTCATATTTTACCAATTGTATAAAAATCAAATACATACACATCTCTCCATGGGCATTAAATGATTCCTGACATCACCACTGTGTTGTTTAAAGAACAGTTTTGCCTTTTAACATCATGCTGGTACAAAACTGCTCTAACTGTGAGTCGACTGAGGCATTATTAAAAACATTGCACCCAATCTCACAGTCTTACACACATACAGGGAACCAATAAAACCTCAAAGTGCACACTGCTAATGAACCATAAGCATTCTTACTTTGCTCTAGTAATCACAAATAGAGCTTTCATAATCACCATCATGAAAACACTGCGCAGGTCTATTTGTTGCATAACAACAAGCTCCACCAGTAAAAATATTACAGATCCAAAGTACAatacacaacacaacaacacaagtgTGTATTTGATCCATTATTACAATCTGAAAGCTTGTTATAACTGatgtaatatatttatttatattgttttctttcattttgaagTGGAAGCTCAATGTCTTCCACTTCTCACAACACAAAAGCCTTACTGACCTTCAGGGGGTCAGTAAGGCTGCATATTTGACAGTGACAGTGATAGAGCTTAATTGGATGCATTAACAAAACAGAAGAGATTtattgagaaataaaaaaaggcGCCATGCAATAAAACAGTTCGGTCAACATATTAAATACATGCAATACTCCAACATTTACCCATCATACGTTTTGGAGTGGGAGCTTAGAAACATCTGAACACTGAGATTAACTGAATGCAGGAATAGCTTCTGAGTGTGAACCGATGATGCTAACCTCTGAAAGTTGGTTTAGTAG is from Oreochromis niloticus isolate F11D_XX linkage group LG20, O_niloticus_UMD_NMBU, whole genome shotgun sequence and encodes:
- the slco4a1 gene encoding solute carrier organic anion transporter family member 4A1 isoform X2; the encoded protein is MPVLLNADASFSSKQELLDLQDCPLSRGPSLDTASPVDSQTGSPIGSAPRNPESPITNEPLIFTRASTLPGPIYGGEIRPNAEIGLKLINTNTDQLCGWGALTPKSIQVFNTPRWVLFFLCVASFLQGMIINGFINTVITSIERRFDLRSYQAGLIASSYDIAACVCLAFVSYFGGTGHKPRWLGWGVLIMALGSLMFALPHFTTPPYQVSLPEQTGMCSANRTSPCQNKEAGGLSSYRFVFMLGQFLHGMGATPLYTLGVTYLDENVNSNYAPVYIGIFYTAAIVGPAAGYLLGGYFLNMYTEIYLTPEMTPENPHWVGAWWIGFLAGGAAALLIAFPILGYPRQLPGSQEYVAMRVSEAHQLKDGSHTTASDPQFGKSVKDMPRSVLLLLKNPTFLFLCLAGATEATLIAGMSTFGPKFLESQFSLSASEAATWFGYMVVPAGGGGTFLGGYIVKKLNLRCRVPYQSGLKTKQQLDLYKNLNDSPSKLYLRNSSSLEVGCNAGCSCVRELYNPVCGADGVMYYSPCHAGCTSINHTQLSTGKQVYSGCSCVVGNVSWGEEGFALAGKCGSSCHHMPAFLSLLFIIISFTFLCSIPALTATLRCVPDSQRSFGLGIQWIVVRTLGGIPGPIAFGSVIDLSCLMWQDKCGEQGSCYLYHNSAMSQYTLVAGILYKVLGTIFFLLASILYQPPPESPQSSCENTDHSMEHVSDLPVKDLPEDGFIVNLHARL
- the slco4a1 gene encoding solute carrier organic anion transporter family member 4A1 isoform X1, with the protein product MPVLLNADASFSSKQELLDLQDCPLSRGPSLDTASPVDSQTGSPIGSAPRNPESPITNEPLIFTRASTLPGPIYGGEIRPNAEIGLKLINTNTDQLCGWGALTPKSIQVFNTPRWVLFFLCVASFLQGMIINGFINTVITSIERRFDLRSYQAGLIASSYDIAACVCLAFVSYFGGTGHKPRWLGWGVLIMALGSLMFALPHFTTPPYQVSLPEQTGMCSANRTSPCQNKEAGGLSSYRFVFMLGQFLHGMGATPLYTLGVTYLDENVNSNYAPVYIGIFYTAAIVGPAAGYLLGGYFLNMYTEIYLTPEMTPENPHWVGAWWIGFLAGGAAALLIAFPILGYPRQLPGSQEYVAMRVSEAHQLKDGSHTTASDPQFGKSVKDMPRSVLLLLKNPTFLFLCLAGATEATLIAGMSTFGPKFLESQFSLSASEAATWFGYMVVPAGGGGTFLGGYIVKKLNLRCRGIIRFCMMCAMVSLLAIFIFVIHCPNVPMAGVTVPYQSGLKTKQQLDLYKNLNDSPSKLYLRNSSSLEVGCNAGCSCVRELYNPVCGADGVMYYSPCHAGCTSINHTQLSTGKQVYSGCSCVVGNVSWGEEGFALAGKCGSSCHHMPAFLSLLFIIISFTFLCSIPALTATLRCVPDSQRSFGLGIQWIVVRTLGGIPGPIAFGSVIDLSCLMWQDKCGEQGSCYLYHNSAMSQYTLVAGILYKVLGTIFFLLASILYQPPPESPQSSCENTDHSMEHVSDLPVKDLPEDGFIVNLHARL